A DNA window from Aquarana catesbeiana isolate 2022-GZ linkage group LG01, ASM4218655v1, whole genome shotgun sequence contains the following coding sequences:
- the LOC141128547 gene encoding uncharacterized protein, translating to MNLLGPKMNVKLWSVILCGGVVVWITVMAYEWTYKKEKGKIQDTFVFNATVMEEMTQREPVSDADLRARREAAHEYHAKLAEPFHNSFVAMHLQAAKKLNITNCWICTHAPISHKTFSSLLGIPSTLAEIEDSAHFGDVSRTMIDRAISLLLFTNAPLRKPAVCINFTRTYTPELLSQGYQSTTRLTGNSSCMDNADIKYWFDGKDVVWSTTDRYQELHDYTHRQHSQQNNMKLLMCLRGYNFNKACAAPPGYYFICGKKAYTWVPLNSNGVCYFGRVIPATWYMEDNDFQETQLHKIPICFLKKDFVHLVKRDLTDQSATGEDEIPGGKEEEEDSRLMRKMMILLIGLHFILSQMITSQILNHMIERLNHCFLFLG from the coding sequence atgaatctcctagggcctaagatgaatgtgaagctctggagtgttatcctctgcggtggtgtggtggtatggattacagtcatggcatatgagtggacatacaagaaagaaaagggtaagatacaagacacttttgtttttaatgctactgtaatggaagaaatgaCACAACGTGAACCGGTTTCAGATGCTGATCTGAGAGCACGGAGGGAAGCTGCACATGAATATCATGCCAAGCTGGCAGAGCCTTTCCATAACTCTTTTGTAGCTATGCACCTGCAagctgccaagaaactgaatatcactaattgctggatatgcacacacgcacctatttctcataagactttctcctctttgttaggaatacctagcactttagctgaaatagaggacagtgcacactttggtgatgtcagtagaacaatgattgacagagctatttcacttctactgttcacaaatgctccattgagaaaaccagcAGTCTGCATTAACTTTACTCGAACTTATACACCTGAGTTACTTTCCCAGGGTTACCAGAGTACTACCCGACTGACTGGGAACTCCAGCTGCATGGATAATGCCGATATCAAgtactggtttgatggtaaggatgttgtgtggagtactactgacagatatcaggaattacatgattacacacatcgtcaacattcccagcagaataatatgaagctattgatgtgcctacgaggatataatttcaataaagcttgtgctgccccaccaggttattacttcatatgtggaaagaaagcatatacttgggttcctttgaattctaatggggtttgttactttggtagagtcatacctgctacttggtatatggaggacaatgactttcaagaaacacagctccacaaaatacctatatgttttcttaaaaaagactttgtgcaccttgttaaaagggacctcactgatcagtcagctacaggagaagatgaaatcccaggaggaaaagaggaagaagaagactcgAGGTTAATGAGAAAGATGATgattctcctgataggcctacattttattctaagtcagatgataacttcacaaatattgaatcacatgatagagagattaaaccattgttttctattccttgggtaa